The following proteins come from a genomic window of Trifolium pratense cultivar HEN17-A07 linkage group LG4, ARS_RC_1.1, whole genome shotgun sequence:
- the LOC123923177 gene encoding CASP-like protein 1E1 — MEGESKAINIDGVEGNYERDHHELATIKPTTAGGSWELVLRLLAFVLTIAAAIVIGLDKQSKVVPIKLVDSLPPLNIDVYAKWHYLSAFVYFLVANVIACTYGAISMLLTFLNRGKRKVLLGKLVTLLDALMVALLFSGIGAAGAIGLLGYQGNSHVRWNKVCNVFDKFCHQVAASIILSLLGSLAFLLLIVLLPILRFHRRT, encoded by the exons atggAGGGTGAGAGTAAGGCCATTAATATTGATGGGGTAGAAGGGAATTATGAAAGAGATCATCATGAATTGGCAACGATAAAACCTACTACTGCTGGTGGTTCTTGGGAATTGGTTCTTAGGCTTTTGGCTTTTGTTCTCACCATTGCTGCTGCTATTGTTATTGGGTTGGATAAGCAGTCCAAAGTTGTTCCCATCAAACTTGTAGATTCATTGCCTCCTTTGAATATTGATGTTTATGCTAAGTGGCATTACCTCTCTGCCTTTGT CTACTTTCTGGTGGCAAATGTAATAGCATGCACATATGGAGCTATCTCTATGCTACTTACCTTCCTAAATAGAGGTAAAAGGAAAGTGTTATTGGGAAAATTGGTCACTTTACTTGACGCATTGATGGTGGCTTTGTTATTTTCCGGCATCGGTGCCGCGGGTGCAATTGGTCTCCTTGGCTACCAAGGAAACTCTCATGTAAGATGGAACAAAGTGTGTAATGTCTTTGATAAGTTTTGTCACCAAGTGGCTGCCTCCATTATTCTGTCTCTCCTTGGATCACTAGCATTCCTCTTGCTAATAGTGCTTCTTCCCATCTTGAGGTTTCATCGGAGAACTTag
- the LOC123924185 gene encoding uncharacterized protein LOC123924185 isoform X4 → MVQSKRETAASLQAIQFCSDAFYGGNSIHCGDACREWSFYSQQCCYVIDDDCPISISSLDMYKGQNLNNNQGYMTMICCWAGLWFVFSIVHLSACCFLCLAEAIFAVIDFALRGVVLVDECICVIDANGWDFLKT, encoded by the exons ATGGTTCAGTCAAAGAGAGAAACTGCAGCTTCTTTGCAAGCAATTCAGTTTTGTTCAGACGCATTTTACGGCGGAAATTCCATTCATTGTGGAGATGCTTGTCGCGAATGGAGCTTCTACTCACAACAGTGCTGCTACGTGATTGATGATGATTGtccaatttcaatttcaagcCTGGACATGTACAAG GGACAAAATTTGAACAACAATCAAG GATACATGACAATGATTTGTTGCTGGGCAGGTTTATGGTTTGTTTTCAGCATAGTGCATTTGTCTGCGTGCTGCTTTTTGTGCTTGGCTGAAGCGATATTTGCTGTTATTGATTTTGCTCTACGAGGGGTTGTTCTTGTGGACGAGTGCATTTGTGTAATTGATGCAAATGGATG ggACTTCTTGAAAACATGA
- the LOC123924185 gene encoding uncharacterized protein LOC123924185 isoform X3 — MVQSKRETAASLQAIQFCSDAFYGGNSIHCGDACREWSFYSQQCCYVIDDDCPISISSLDMYKGQNLNNNQGYMTMICCWAGLWFVFSIVHLSACCFLCLAEAIFAVIDFALRGVVLVDECICVIDANGCHERITNCRCYTLVELKNDIAPDLKEDDISFCTLILRDFLKT; from the exons ATGGTTCAGTCAAAGAGAGAAACTGCAGCTTCTTTGCAAGCAATTCAGTTTTGTTCAGACGCATTTTACGGCGGAAATTCCATTCATTGTGGAGATGCTTGTCGCGAATGGAGCTTCTACTCACAACAGTGCTGCTACGTGATTGATGATGATTGtccaatttcaatttcaagcCTGGACATGTACAAG GGACAAAATTTGAACAACAATCAAG GATACATGACAATGATTTGTTGCTGGGCAGGTTTATGGTTTGTTTTCAGCATAGTGCATTTGTCTGCGTGCTGCTTTTTGTGCTTGGCTGAAGCGATATTTGCTGTTATTGATTTTGCTCTACGAGGGGTTGTTCTTGTGGACGAGTGCATTTGTGTAATTGATGCAAATGGATG TCACGAGAGAATCACAAATTGTAGATGTTACACATTGGTAGAGTTAAAGAATGATATTGCTCCTGATCTTAAAGAAGATGACATCTCATTTTGCACACTGATTTTGAG ggACTTCTTGAAAACATGA
- the LOC123924185 gene encoding uncharacterized protein LOC123924185 isoform X2, giving the protein MVQSKRETAASLQAIQFCSDAFYGGNSIHCGDACREWSFYSQQCCYVIDDDCPISISSLDMYKGQNLNNNQGLWFVFSIVHLSACCFLCLAEAIFAVIDFALRGVVLVDECICVIDANGCHERITNCRCYTLVELKNDIAPDLKEDDISFCTLILRFLNYFYSDNFSCVTIIFILLCGVYVNINYRTFGLLAQNYEM; this is encoded by the exons ATGGTTCAGTCAAAGAGAGAAACTGCAGCTTCTTTGCAAGCAATTCAGTTTTGTTCAGACGCATTTTACGGCGGAAATTCCATTCATTGTGGAGATGCTTGTCGCGAATGGAGCTTCTACTCACAACAGTGCTGCTACGTGATTGATGATGATTGtccaatttcaatttcaagcCTGGACATGTACAAG GGACAAAATTTGAACAACAATCAAG GTTTATGGTTTGTTTTCAGCATAGTGCATTTGTCTGCGTGCTGCTTTTTGTGCTTGGCTGAAGCGATATTTGCTGTTATTGATTTTGCTCTACGAGGGGTTGTTCTTGTGGACGAGTGCATTTGTGTAATTGATGCAAATGGATG TCACGAGAGAATCACAAATTGTAGATGTTACACATTGGTAGAGTTAAAGAATGATATTGCTCCTGATCTTAAAGAAGATGACATCTCATTTTGCACACTGATTTTGAGGTTCCTTAATTACTTTTACTCTGACAACTTCTCATGTGTCACAATAATTTTTATCTTATTGTGTGGAGTTtatgtaaatataaattatagaaCTTTTGGACTGTTGGCTCAAAATTATGAAATGTAG
- the LOC123924185 gene encoding uncharacterized protein LOC123924185 isoform X1, which yields MVQSKRETAASLQAIQFCSDAFYGGNSIHCGDACREWSFYSQQCCYVIDDDCPISISSLDMYKGQNLNNNQGYMTMICCWAGLWFVFSIVHLSACCFLCLAEAIFAVIDFALRGVVLVDECICVIDANGCHERITNCRCYTLVELKNDIAPDLKEDDISFCTLILRFLNYFYSDNFSCVTIIFILLCGVYVNINYRTFGLLAQNYEM from the exons ATGGTTCAGTCAAAGAGAGAAACTGCAGCTTCTTTGCAAGCAATTCAGTTTTGTTCAGACGCATTTTACGGCGGAAATTCCATTCATTGTGGAGATGCTTGTCGCGAATGGAGCTTCTACTCACAACAGTGCTGCTACGTGATTGATGATGATTGtccaatttcaatttcaagcCTGGACATGTACAAG GGACAAAATTTGAACAACAATCAAG GATACATGACAATGATTTGTTGCTGGGCAGGTTTATGGTTTGTTTTCAGCATAGTGCATTTGTCTGCGTGCTGCTTTTTGTGCTTGGCTGAAGCGATATTTGCTGTTATTGATTTTGCTCTACGAGGGGTTGTTCTTGTGGACGAGTGCATTTGTGTAATTGATGCAAATGGATG TCACGAGAGAATCACAAATTGTAGATGTTACACATTGGTAGAGTTAAAGAATGATATTGCTCCTGATCTTAAAGAAGATGACATCTCATTTTGCACACTGATTTTGAGGTTCCTTAATTACTTTTACTCTGACAACTTCTCATGTGTCACAATAATTTTTATCTTATTGTGTGGAGTTtatgtaaatataaattatagaaCTTTTGGACTGTTGGCTCAAAATTATGAAATGTAG
- the LOC123923254 gene encoding CASP-like protein 1D2, translating into MASTGDPEYKSSSTPVPVAGADYSKFDLLLRFLLFASSLVAVVVMVTGNQTEYLPVPRPAKFRYSPAFVYFVAAFSVSGLYSILTILASLSAIRKTNLKTKLLLHLIFWDAVILGILASATGTAGSMAYLGLKGNNHTGWNKICNIYDKFCRHVGASIAVGLFGSIVVLLLIWISAHSIHSRVPK; encoded by the exons ATGGCTTCTACTGGTGATCCTGAGTACAAATCATCTTCAACTCCGGTTCCGGTGGCCGGTGCTGATTACTCTAAGTTTGATTTGCTCCTAAGGTTTCTATTGTTTGCATCATCATTGGTTGCAGTTGTGGTGATGGTTACTGGTAATCAAACAGAATATCTCCCTGTGCCCCGCCCCGCCAAGTTCAGATACTCACCAGCCTTTGT ATATTTTGTCGCGGCATTCTCAGTTTCTGGGCTTTATAGTATCCTCACAATTCTTGCATCACTCTCTGCCATCAGAAAGACAAACCTCAAAACCAAACTTCTCCTCCACTTGATCTTCTGGGATGCG GTGATATTGGGGATATTGGCCTCAGCAACAGGCACAGCTGGGAGTATGGCATATTTGGGTTTGAAAGGAAACAACCATACTGGTTGGAATAAAATTTGCAACATCTATGACAAGTTCTGTAGGCATGTTGGTGCATCTATAGCAGTGGGACTATTTGGTAGCATTGTTGTTCTTTTGCTCATTTGGATTTCAGCTCACAGTATTCATAGTCGAGTCCCTAAGTAG
- the LOC123923252 gene encoding uncharacterized protein LOC123923252, whose product MCKDQVDSISFFSSLPEDITFKIASLLQDRDLCALGSCSKFWRQLCFSDSIWHSLVTNRWPLLHSSLSPYVKTWRRLYFERHIELGIRAGSVERFMKACSRNESLEVGDYLQAFETINGARFGYEDIQRFLFKPQMNVLLNLVGVHYCIAILGIRGDDLVDVLRTCQISNRHVCVKWWKLGRWVYGYRGRDELLFRWVSLGDLATEEDGSVLGVLRRGTIHEVLRVQISAVGHKSIPWSYQVTQRLE is encoded by the exons atgtgcAAAGATCAGGTGGATTCAATTTCATTCTTCAGCTCCCTTCCTGAAGACATCACCTTCAAAATTGCTTCACTTCTTCAG GATCGTGATTTGTGTGCTTTGGGTTCTTGTTCCAAATTCTGGAGACAACTCTGTTTCTCAGATTCTATTTGGCACTCTCTTGTTACTAATAGATGGCCCTTACTTCATTCATCTCTCTCTCCCTATGTCAAG ACATGGAGAAGATTGTACTTCGAGAGGCACATCGAGTTGGGAATCAGAGCAGGGTCTGTTGAGAGGTTTATGAAAGCCTGTTCCCGTAATGAATCACTTGAGGTTGGGGACTATCTGCAAGCCTTTGAAACTATTAATGGTGCAAGGTTTGGTTATGAAGACATCCAGAGGTTCCTGTTTAAACCTCAAATGAATGTGCTGCTTAATTTGGTTGGCGTGCATTATTGCATAGCAATCCTTGGAATTCGG GGTGATGATCTTGTAGATGTCCTTCGGACTTGTCAGATCTCAAATCGGCATGTATGCGTCAAGTGGTGGAAACTTGGTAGGTGGGTCTATGGCTACCGCGGAAGGGATGAGTTACTTTTTCGTTGGGTTTCTTTGGGAGATTTGGCAACAGAAGAGGATGGGTCTGTTTTGGGAGTGCTTCGCCGAGGTACTATTCACGAGGTTTTACGTGTTCAGATCTCTGCTGTTGGTCATAAGTCAATACCTTGGTCCTACCAGGTTACCCAAAGATTGGAATAG